A portion of the Leptidea sinapis chromosome 27, ilLepSina1.1, whole genome shotgun sequence genome contains these proteins:
- the LOC126972815 gene encoding zinc finger protein interacting with ribonucleoprotein K-like isoform X3 → MDSKDDTFIIIVGNDEEIPDIISKYQNLPVPKTEIKDEPVDNDMEEETYDANEYSQLKVPLEPFYDLITSTPRWSRTKEKTVVSFIEKLKESCPELNDDKMLVEVLAHIMKETKPPILPAGYFTRNGNIFNCSLCGAPETNEPAIGRHYQRTHGVRYLFCFACGADFRSTTNLYKHEKRCNAPDIVPVLKARAQQIGNKARSRPFLQRYAVEKKRFECNQCSATFVTKHSMMAHAMLHDDQRPFLCPHCPSTYTSSNALARHMKKHSGIEYVCDYCGRKFNARSSIIAHFDTHLPMKKYPCEECDNRYSQKAALLRHVDSVHRKLPPRFTCQLCPRRCNRMSILKEHMKKMHGMVLVTQKMFYRSRADFSQIEVEQAKLVLKSEMGF, encoded by the exons ATGGATTCCAAAGATgacacatttattattatagttggTAATGATGAGGAGATTCCtgatattattagtaaatatcaAAATCTTCCTGTTCCTAAAACTGAAATCAAAGATGAACCTGTTGATAATGATATGGAAGAAGAAACATATGATGCCAATGAGTATTCTCAGTTAAAAGTTCCATTAGAACCTTTTTATGATCTGATAACAAGTACACCAAGATGGAGCAGGACTAAAGAGAAAACTGTTGTCTCAtttattgaaaaactaaaaGAGAGTTGCCCTGAATTGAATGATGATAAAATGTTGGTCGAGGTCTTAGCACATATAATGAAGGAAACGAAACCTCCAATACTGCCTGCAGGCTACTTTACCAGAAatggaaatatttttaa ttgTAGTTTATGTGGAGCTCCAGAAACGAATGAACCAGCTATAGGTCGGCATTATCAGAGAACACATGGAGTGCGATACTTGTTCTGTTTTGCTTGTGGTGCTGACTTCAGAAG CACAACAAATCTATACAAACATGAGAAGCGCTGCAATGCCCCCGACATCGTGCCAGTGTTGAAGGCCAGAGCACAACAGATCGGTAACAAGGCCCGTTCTCGTCCATTCCTGCAGAGATACGC TGTGGAGAAGAAACGGTTTGAGTGCAACCAGTGTTCGGCGACGTTTGTCACCAAGCACTCCATGATGGCGCACGCGATGCTGCACGACGACCAGCGACCATTCCTGTGTCCGCATTGCCCCTCCACCTACACCTCCAGCAACGCCCTCGCG CGACATATGAAGAAGCACTCCGGTATAGAGTACGTTTGCGACTACTGCGGCCGCAAATTCAACGCCAGGTCTTCAATCATTGCGCACTTTGACACACACCTAC CGATGAAGAAGTACCCGTGTGAGGAGTGCGATAACCGCTACTCGCAGAAGGCGGCTCTGTTGCGGCACGTTGACAGCGTGCACAGGAAGTTACCGCCGCGGTTCACCTGCCAGCTGTGCCCCAGACG GTGTAACCGAATGTCGATTCTGAAGGAACACATGAAAAAAATGCACGGAATGGTTCTTGTGACACAAAAG ATGTTCTACAGATCAAGAGCGGACTTCAGCCAGATAGAGGTAGAACAAGCCAAGTTAGTCTTGAAGTCGGAGATGGGATTTTAG
- the LOC126972815 gene encoding zinc finger protein interacting with ribonucleoprotein K-like isoform X1, translating to MDSKDDTFIIIVGNDEEIPDIISKYQNLPVPKTEIKDEPVDNDMEEETYDANEYSQLKVPLEPFYDLITSTPRWSRTKEKTVVSFIEKLKESCPELNDDKMLVEVLAHIMKETKPPILPAGYFTRNGNIFNCSLCGAPETNEPAIGRHYQRTHGVRYLFCFACGADFRSTTNLYKHEKRCNAPDIVPVLMARAQQIGNKARSRPFLQRYATTNLYKHEKRCNAPDIVPVLKARAQQIGNKARSRPFLQRYAVEKKRFECNQCSATFVTKHSMMAHAMLHDDQRPFLCPHCPSTYTSSNALARHMKKHSGIEYVCDYCGRKFNARSSIIAHFDTHLPMKKYPCEECDNRYSQKAALLRHVDSVHRKLPPRFTCQLCPRRCNRMSILKEHMKKMHGMVLVTQKMFYRSRADFSQIEVEQAKLVLKSEMGF from the exons ATGGATTCCAAAGATgacacatttattattatagttggTAATGATGAGGAGATTCCtgatattattagtaaatatcaAAATCTTCCTGTTCCTAAAACTGAAATCAAAGATGAACCTGTTGATAATGATATGGAAGAAGAAACATATGATGCCAATGAGTATTCTCAGTTAAAAGTTCCATTAGAACCTTTTTATGATCTGATAACAAGTACACCAAGATGGAGCAGGACTAAAGAGAAAACTGTTGTCTCAtttattgaaaaactaaaaGAGAGTTGCCCTGAATTGAATGATGATAAAATGTTGGTCGAGGTCTTAGCACATATAATGAAGGAAACGAAACCTCCAATACTGCCTGCAGGCTACTTTACCAGAAatggaaatatttttaa ttgTAGTTTATGTGGAGCTCCAGAAACGAATGAACCAGCTATAGGTCGGCATTATCAGAGAACACATGGAGTGCGATACTTGTTCTGTTTTGCTTGTGGTGCTGACTTCAGAAG CACAACAAATCTATACAAACATGAGAAGCGCTGCAATGCCCCCGACATCGTGCCAGTGTTGATGGCCAGAGCACAACAGATCGGTAACAAGGCCCGTTCTCGTCCATTCCTGCAGAGATACGC CACAACAAATCTATACAAACATGAGAAGCGCTGCAATGCCCCCGACATCGTGCCAGTGTTGAAGGCCAGAGCACAACAGATCGGTAACAAGGCCCGTTCTCGTCCATTCCTGCAGAGATACGC TGTGGAGAAGAAACGGTTTGAGTGCAACCAGTGTTCGGCGACGTTTGTCACCAAGCACTCCATGATGGCGCACGCGATGCTGCACGACGACCAGCGACCATTCCTGTGTCCGCATTGCCCCTCCACCTACACCTCCAGCAACGCCCTCGCG CGACATATGAAGAAGCACTCCGGTATAGAGTACGTTTGCGACTACTGCGGCCGCAAATTCAACGCCAGGTCTTCAATCATTGCGCACTTTGACACACACCTAC CGATGAAGAAGTACCCGTGTGAGGAGTGCGATAACCGCTACTCGCAGAAGGCGGCTCTGTTGCGGCACGTTGACAGCGTGCACAGGAAGTTACCGCCGCGGTTCACCTGCCAGCTGTGCCCCAGACG GTGTAACCGAATGTCGATTCTGAAGGAACACATGAAAAAAATGCACGGAATGGTTCTTGTGACACAAAAG ATGTTCTACAGATCAAGAGCGGACTTCAGCCAGATAGAGGTAGAACAAGCCAAGTTAGTCTTGAAGTCGGAGATGGGATTTTAG
- the LOC126972815 gene encoding zinc finger protein interacting with ribonucleoprotein K-like isoform X2 yields the protein MDSKDDTFIIIVGNDEEIPDIISKYQNLPVPKTEIKDEPVDNDMEEETYDANEYSQLKVPLEPFYDLITSTPRWSRTKEKTVVSFIEKLKESCPELNDDKMLVEVLAHIMKETKPPILPAGYFTRNGNIFNCSLCGAPETNEPAIGRHYQRTHGVRYLFCFACGADFRSTTNLYKHEKRCNAPDIVPVLMARAQQIGNKARSRPFLQRYAVEKKRFECNQCSATFVTKHSMMAHAMLHDDQRPFLCPHCPSTYTSSNALARHMKKHSGIEYVCDYCGRKFNARSSIIAHFDTHLPMKKYPCEECDNRYSQKAALLRHVDSVHRKLPPRFTCQLCPRRCNRMSILKEHMKKMHGMVLVTQKMFYRSRADFSQIEVEQAKLVLKSEMGF from the exons ATGGATTCCAAAGATgacacatttattattatagttggTAATGATGAGGAGATTCCtgatattattagtaaatatcaAAATCTTCCTGTTCCTAAAACTGAAATCAAAGATGAACCTGTTGATAATGATATGGAAGAAGAAACATATGATGCCAATGAGTATTCTCAGTTAAAAGTTCCATTAGAACCTTTTTATGATCTGATAACAAGTACACCAAGATGGAGCAGGACTAAAGAGAAAACTGTTGTCTCAtttattgaaaaactaaaaGAGAGTTGCCCTGAATTGAATGATGATAAAATGTTGGTCGAGGTCTTAGCACATATAATGAAGGAAACGAAACCTCCAATACTGCCTGCAGGCTACTTTACCAGAAatggaaatatttttaa ttgTAGTTTATGTGGAGCTCCAGAAACGAATGAACCAGCTATAGGTCGGCATTATCAGAGAACACATGGAGTGCGATACTTGTTCTGTTTTGCTTGTGGTGCTGACTTCAGAAG CACAACAAATCTATACAAACATGAGAAGCGCTGCAATGCCCCCGACATCGTGCCAGTGTTGATGGCCAGAGCACAACAGATCGGTAACAAGGCCCGTTCTCGTCCATTCCTGCAGAGATACGC TGTGGAGAAGAAACGGTTTGAGTGCAACCAGTGTTCGGCGACGTTTGTCACCAAGCACTCCATGATGGCGCACGCGATGCTGCACGACGACCAGCGACCATTCCTGTGTCCGCATTGCCCCTCCACCTACACCTCCAGCAACGCCCTCGCG CGACATATGAAGAAGCACTCCGGTATAGAGTACGTTTGCGACTACTGCGGCCGCAAATTCAACGCCAGGTCTTCAATCATTGCGCACTTTGACACACACCTAC CGATGAAGAAGTACCCGTGTGAGGAGTGCGATAACCGCTACTCGCAGAAGGCGGCTCTGTTGCGGCACGTTGACAGCGTGCACAGGAAGTTACCGCCGCGGTTCACCTGCCAGCTGTGCCCCAGACG GTGTAACCGAATGTCGATTCTGAAGGAACACATGAAAAAAATGCACGGAATGGTTCTTGTGACACAAAAG ATGTTCTACAGATCAAGAGCGGACTTCAGCCAGATAGAGGTAGAACAAGCCAAGTTAGTCTTGAAGTCGGAGATGGGATTTTAG